The following coding sequences lie in one Psychrilyobacter atlanticus DSM 19335 genomic window:
- the ssnA gene encoding putative aminohydrolase SsnA → MFLIGNGRLITQEEMNPFYHNGTVVVEGNEVIETGETQTMKEKYPDAEFIDAKGQLIMPGMINTHHHIYSAFARGMASTGPAPKNFVDILENMWWKVDKNLKLEDVKYSALTTYIESIKNGVTTIFDHHASPMAAKDSLFTIADAAKEIGIRTCLCYEVSDRDGIDILEEGIKENTDFIKYYNTKNQNMIKGMFGMHASFTLSSESLHKCVKSMEGLDAGYHVHTAEAIDDLEDSLTKYNKRVVERLDEYGILGEKTIAVHCIHVDDNEMNILKNNGTQVVHNPESNMGNAVGCSPALELLEKGINVGLGTDGYTNDMFESMKVANIIHKHVKSNPSVAWGETPQMLFENNRKIVAKYFDGNIGVLKKGAMADIIIADYNPLTPMNETNYSSHILFGLMGRSVNTTIIDGKIIMKDRKLVGINENEIFERSREHAKKMWNKMQLK, encoded by the coding sequence AGGGAATGAAGTAATAGAAACAGGTGAAACTCAAACAATGAAAGAAAAATATCCGGATGCAGAATTTATTGATGCAAAAGGTCAATTGATAATGCCGGGAATGATCAATACTCATCATCATATATATAGTGCTTTTGCAAGAGGTATGGCTTCTACAGGTCCAGCTCCAAAAAACTTTGTAGATATTTTAGAAAATATGTGGTGGAAAGTGGATAAAAATTTAAAATTAGAAGATGTAAAGTACAGTGCTCTTACGACATATATAGAAAGCATAAAAAATGGAGTAACAACAATATTTGATCACCATGCAAGTCCAATGGCAGCAAAAGACAGTTTATTCACCATTGCAGATGCCGCTAAAGAGATTGGAATAAGAACCTGCCTTTGTTATGAAGTTTCAGACAGAGATGGTATTGATATATTAGAGGAGGGAATTAAAGAGAATACAGATTTTATTAAATACTACAACACAAAAAACCAAAATATGATTAAGGGAATGTTTGGGATGCATGCTTCTTTCACTCTATCAAGTGAATCTTTACACAAGTGTGTAAAATCTATGGAAGGCCTAGATGCCGGTTATCACGTTCATACAGCGGAAGCTATAGATGATTTAGAAGATTCATTAACTAAATACAACAAGAGAGTCGTAGAGAGACTTGATGAATATGGAATTTTAGGAGAAAAGACAATAGCAGTTCATTGTATCCACGTAGATGACAATGAAATGAATATCTTAAAAAATAATGGAACTCAGGTAGTTCATAATCCTGAATCAAATATGGGAAATGCAGTGGGCTGCTCCCCAGCTTTAGAATTATTAGAAAAAGGGATTAATGTAGGACTTGGAACCGATGGTTATACAAATGATATGTTTGAGTCTATGAAAGTCGCTAATATAATACATAAACATGTAAAATCAAACCCTTCTGTAGCTTGGGGAGAAACACCTCAGATGTTGTTTGAAAATAACAGAAAGATTGTAGCTAAGTATTTTGATGGAAATATAGGAGTGTTAAAGAAAGGAGCTATGGCAGACATAATAATAGCTGACTATAACCCATTAACTCCTATGAATGAAACAAATTATAGCAGTCATATATTATTTGGGCTGATGGGTAGAAGTGTGAATACCACCATCATAGATGGAAAAATTATAATGAAAGATAGAAAATTAGTAGGAATAAATGAAAATGAAATATTTGAAAGATCAAGAGAACATGCAAAAAAAATGTGGAATAAAATGCAATTAAAATAA